A stretch of the Gossypium hirsutum isolate 1008001.06 chromosome D07, Gossypium_hirsutum_v2.1, whole genome shotgun sequence genome encodes the following:
- the LOC121219362 gene encoding DNA repair protein RAD4: MRNRDKSKSQTQSSGTLARKSQEGVNKFLRRSSRLSSSGKKEQDGFSLENDLKTNDQEVVHTMDVCNASTVEGCHRDAIENSQAKEQEVVHSMDVCNASTVEDCHRDAIENSQAKEQEVVHSMDAHNASPGDDCHKDTLLDDSEEMNDSDWEDGPILKSDPVDRSPNERMKGLTIEFDEPSGSTGGRKPVRRASAEDKELAELVHKVHLLCLLARGRLIDNACDDSLIQASLLSLLPTHLLKISEVSNITANALTPLVTWFHDNFHVRNLARAERSFRTALATALETHEGTPEEIAALSVALFRALKFTARFVSILDVTSLKPKADTYEPSNQVAERVSGGIFSTSTLMVDNLKRASIAPSPVQTSPCNEKDDHGISSRKSKGGCSTSNVAQSRDSTSFKESTDGKSTCQVQPDTSRQCVPKNSQGLKRKGDLEFEMQLAMAISATSVETHENIHDSSDGNNSLEASIPMKRWKRIERVESASCFQGFSTALGSRKVGSPLFWAEVYCDGENLTGKWVHVDAVNAIIDGEQKVEDAAAACKTSLRYVVAFAGHGAKDVTRRYCMKWYKIAPKRVNSTWWDSVLAPLRQLESGGMGGTIKVSEHPGENSSLDRVILPEKSGQEASKEYGSKIEVESSVKGSFVATRNSLEDMELETRALTEPLPTNQQAYKNHALYALERWLTKYQILHPKGPILGFCSGHPVYPRSCVQTLKTRERWLREGLQIKGTETPVKVLEQSTKLKKARVSEDVCDEIDSKETIELYGKWQLEPLLLPRAVNGIVPKNERGQVDVWSEKCLPPGTVHIRLPRVFVVAKRLEIDYAPAMVGFEFRNGRAVPVYDGIVVCTEFKDAILEAYAEEEERRAAEEKKQTEAQAISRWYQLLSSVITRQKLNSYYRGSSSSQPSRNIQDKNIETKTPVQSSKDNKQPTAHRKANNQDTTHTTSLVALEVGHEHVFLTKNESFDAENSIRTKRCECGFSIQVEEL; encoded by the exons GAACACTTGCTAGGAAATCACAGGAGGGAGTGAACAAATTTCTAAGACGATCCAGTAGACTCAGCTCTTCAGGGAAGAAGGAACAAGATGGATTTTCCCTGGAAAACGATCTAAAAACAAATGATCAAGAAGTTGTACATACAATGGATGTGTGCAATGCTTCAACGGTTGAAGGTTGTCATAGAGATGCCATAGAAAATTCTCAAGCAAAGGAACAAGAAGTTGTACATTCAATGGATGTGTGCAATGCTTCAACGGTTGAAGATTGTCATAGAGATGCCATAGAAAATTCTCAAGCAAAGGAACAAGAAGTTGTACATTCAATGGATGCACACAATGCTTCACCGGGTGATGATTGTCATAAAGATACTCTTCTCGATGATAGTGAAGAAATGAATGATTCAGATTGGGAAGATGGTCCGATTCTTAAATCAGATCCTGTAGACCGTTCTCCAAATGAACGGATGAAGGGGTTAACTATTGAATTTGATGAACCATCAGGTTCAACTGGAGGACGGAAGCCTGTTCGTCGAGCATCTGCTGAAGACAAG GAATTGGCTGAACTTGTCCATAAGGTTCATTTGCTTTGTTTACTTGCGAGGGGCAGATTAATAGACAATGCCTGTGATGATTCTCTTATTCAG GCTTCTTTACTTTCTCTTCTACCTACACACTTATTGAAGATATCGGAAGTCTCGAATATCACTGCAAACGCTTTGACTCCTCTCGTTACTTGG TTCCATGATAACTTTCATGTGAGGAACTTAGCTCGTGCGGAAAGATCATTTCGTACTGCTTTGGCTACAGCTCTTGAAACTCATGAGGGAACTCCAGAAGAG ATTGCAGCTTTATCGGTGGCATTATTTAGAGCTTTGAAGTTTACGGCACG GTTTGTGTCCATTTTGGATGTTACCTCCTTAAAACCCAAGGCTGATACATATGAACCTTCAAACCAAGTGGCAGAAAGAGTGAGTGGAGGGATATTCAGTACTTCAACACTAATGGTGGATAACCTAAAAAGAGCTTCTATTGCTCCATCTCCAGTTCAAACATCCCCATGCAACGAGAAAGATGATCATGGCATAAGTTCACGCAAAAGTAAAGGTGGCTGCTCAACGAGCAACGTTGCTCAATCCAGGGACTCTACTTCTTTTAAAGAATCGACTGATGGAAAATCAACCTGTCAGGTGCAACCGGATACATCTCGACAATGTGTTCCTAAAAATTCTCAAGGCTTGAAGAGGAAAGGggatctcgagtttgagatgcaGTTGGCAATGGCTATTTCTGCTACTAGTGTTGAGACTCATGAAAACATTCACGACTCATCCGATGGTAATAACTCATTAGAAGCATCTATTCCTATGAAAAGATGGAAAAGGATCGAAAGAGTAGAATCTGCTTCTTGTTTCCAAGGATTTTCTACTGCACTTGGGTCAAGAAAAGTAGGATCACCATTGTTTTGGGCAGAAGTGTACTGTGATGGGGAGAACTTGACCGGGAAATGGGTGCATGTTGATGCTGTGAATGCGATTATAGATGGAGAACAGAAAGTAGAAGACGCAGCTGCTGCATGCAAAACATCGTTGAGATATGTAGTTGCTTTTGCAGGTCATGGTGCTAAAGATGTGACCCGCAG GTATTGCATGAAGTGGTACAAAATAGCACCGAAACGAGTTAATTCAACTTGGTGGGATTCCGTATTAGCACCTTTGAGGCAGTTAGAGTCAGGAGGAATGGGGGGTACGATTAAAGTATCTGAACATCCAGGTGAAAATAGTAGTTTGGACCGTGTTATCTTACCCGAGAAGTCGGGTCAAGAAGCTTCCAAAGAGTATGGTAGTAAGATCGAAGTTGAATCTTCTGTGAAGGGCTCTTTTGTTGCCACCAGGAACTCTCTTGAAGATATGGAACTGGAAACTCGGGCATTAACCGAGCCCCTTCCCACTAATCAGCAG GCCTATAAAAACCATGCATTGTATGCACTTGAAAGGTGGCTTACAAAGTATCAGATTTTACATCCAAAAGGTCCAATTCTCGGTTTCTGCTCCGGTCATCCGGTATATCCTCGCTCTTGTGTGCAAACTCTCAAGACACGAGAAAGATGGTTGCGCGAAGGACTGCAGATCAAAGGCACCGAGACTCCCGTAAAG GTATTGGAACAATCTACAAAACTAAAGAAAGCTCGAGTTTCCGAAGAtgtttgtgatgaaattgattctAAAGAAACTATTGAACTTTACGGGAAGTGGCAGCTCGAGCCACTTCTTCTCCCTCGTGCTGTTAATGGAATTGTGCCAAAG AACGAGCGTGGACAAGTTGATGTATGGTCCGAGAAGTGCCTTCCACCAGGGACTGTTCACATAAGGTTGCCAAGGGTATTTGTTGTTGCCAAGAGGCTGGAAATTGATTATGCACCGGCTATGGTTGGTTTCGAGTTTAGAAATGGTCGTGCTGTTCCCGTCTATGATGGAATTGTGGTCTGTACAGAGTTCAAGGATGCAATATTAGAG GCCTATgccgaagaagaagaaagaagagcgGCCGAAGAGAAGAAACAAACCGAAGCACAAGCTATCTCAAGATGGTATCAACTTCTCTCATCAGTCATAACCAGACAAAAGTTGAACAGCTATTACCGAGGCAGTTCGTCATCACAACCATCCAGAAACATCCAAGATAAAAATATTGAgaccaaaactccagttcaaagCAGCAAGGACAATAAGCAACCTACAGCCCATCGGAAAGCAAATAACCAAGATACCACGCATACCACTTCATTGGTAGCACTAGAGGTAGGCCACGAACACGTCTTTTTAACCAAAAACGAAAGTTTCGACGCAGAGAACTCAATTCGAACAAAGCGATGCGAGTGTGGATTTTCTATCCAGGTGGAAGAATTATAG
- the LOC121219363 gene encoding HMG-Y-related protein A — translation MATEEVNKPPSLPSYPQLIMNAIEALNDKNGSNKTSISKYIESKYGDLPAGHTTLLSHHLNGMKQTGELVFLKNNYMKADPNAPPKRGRGRPPKPKVPLPPGVVLTPARPRGRPPKDPNAPITSSKPGTGKPRGRPRKMARPEGGITGNSTLISTGSGRPRGRPPKVKTSPLTEVSVGH, via the exons ATGGCTACTGAAGAGGTCAATAAGCCTCCTTCACTTCCTTCATACCCACAG CTGATTATGAACGCCATTGAAGCATTGAACGACAAGAATGGTTCTAACAAGACATCAATATCCAAATACATTGAATCCAAGTATGGAGATTTGCCTGCTGGTCACACTACTCTCCTTTCACACCACCTTAATGGTATGAAACAAACAGGGGAACTTGTCTTCTTGAAAAACAATTACATGAAAGCTGACCCTAATGCACCACCTAAACGTGGTCGTGGTAGGCCACCTAAACCCAAGGTTCCATTACCACCAGGTGTGGTTTTAACCCCTGCTAGGCCTAGAGGTCGACCTCCAAAAGACCCCAATGCTCCCATTACTTCTTCAAAACCGGGGACCGGGAAACCACGCGGTAGGCCACGGAAAATGGCTCGACCGGAAGGTGGAATAACCGGGAATTCAACATTAATTTCGACCGGTTCCGGAAGGCCTCGGGGTCGCCCTCCTAAGGTGAAGACTTCACCATTGACTGAAGTGAGTGTTGGACATTAA
- the LOC121219364 gene encoding senescence-associated protein AAF, chlorolplastic: MAFTSSKVPNGSVVTKTIGNINHRGKIYPITRGFDRRRLRNTGLLMAKLRFPNERLGNIYEKTGGFGVTRGSSLICLSSRTQKSETDCSDASSAQIAEDEVGHSSMHGRTIHSSPGLAEACRFACNDAKFVNERARNDIVLLSRGIMRLDARARQDVAILGSGFLKLDARAREDTEKIDRGVKKKAERLHHIATILKAKAESRLKKAADKHWSDGALEADLRHADFRAKQRAMEDALMALEFVKNIHDMMVSKGYKFPLRWEKGSLSANDLMLEKNGKTLDFFNGEVSTDRISAIQEAYWSIASALSEADGIDYTDPEELELLLMTLIDLDAMDGKSSVSLLQECSRSPDVNTRQALANALAAAPSMWTLGNAGMGALQRLAEDDNPAIAAAASKAIYELKKQWEIEEGDSWRFMMNMKPSEDIDGDDEDN; encoded by the exons ATGGCATTTACTTCAAGCAAGGTCCCAAATGGGTCAGTTGTGACTAAGACTATTGGTAACATTAACCATCGTGGTAAAATCTATCCTATAACTCGAGGGTTTGATCGTCGGAGACTGAGAAATACAGGTCTTTTGATGGCGAAGTTGAGGTTTCCAAACGAACGTTTGGGAAACATATATGAAAAAACTGGTGGTTTCGGTGTCACTCGAGGATCTTCCTTgatatgcttgtcctcaagaactCAAAAGTCTGAAACTGATTGCTCGGATGCATCTAG TGCACAGATTGCCGAAGACGAAGTCGGTCATTCAAGCATGCATGGGAGAACCATACATTCAAGTCCCGGCTTGGCTGAAGCTTGTAGATTCGCTTGTAATGATGCAAAGTTTGTAAATGAAAGGGCTCGTAACGACATTGTTTTGCTTTCTCG TGGAATAATGAGGTTGGATGCTCGTGCTCGTCAGGATGTCGCTATTCTCGGGTCAGGATTTCTTAAACTCGATG CTAGGGCAAGAGAAGATACAGAAAAAATTGACCGAGGTGTGAAGAAAAAGGCCGAACGTCTTCACCATATTGCCACT ATCTTAAAAGCCAAGGCCGAATCTAGATTGAAAAAGGCCGCTGATAAACATTGGAGTGACGGTGCATTAGAG GCTGATCTGCGCCATGCCGATTTCCGTGCTAAGCAACGTGCTATGGAGGATGCTCTAATGGCTTTGGAG TTTGTGAAAAACATTCATGACATGATGGTGAGCAAGGGGTACAAATT CCCATTGCGATGGGAAAAAGGTTCACTATCAGCTAATGACTTGATGCTCGAGAAAAACGGGAAGACTCTCGATTTCTTTAATGGTGAAGTGTCTACCGATCGCATTAGTGCTATTCAG GAAGCTTACTGGAGTATAGCATCCGCACTTTCCGAAGCCGATGGAATCGACTACACCGACCCCGAAGAG CTCGAGTTGTTACTAATGACACTTATAGATCTCGATGCCATGGATGGTAAGAGCAGTGTATCGTTGTTGCAAGAGTGTTCACGTTCCCCCGATGTCAATACGAG ACAAGCATTGGCTAATGCACTAGCAGCGGCTCCATCTATGTGGACACTCGGAAACGCCGGCATGGGCGCATTACAG AGGCTGGCAGAAGACGACAACCCGGCGATTGCGGCGGCAGCATCGAAAGCGATTTACGAACTAAAGAAACAATGGGAAATAGAAGAAGGGGATAGCTGGAGGTTTATGATGAATATGAAGCCATCGGAGGACATAGATGGAGATGATGAAGATAACTAA